The genomic stretch ATGACGGTGGCCGTGGTGTTCGGGGGCACGTCCAGCTCGTAGGTCAGGGCGTTCTCCTCGACGCGCCACGCGCTGGCGATCTTTCCGTAGCCCGTGGCGAGGGAGGCGTCCACCCGCTGGAGCCCGCTCTCGACACCGGGGGCGGCAATGAAGTGTTTGTAGCCGGGGGCCTTCTCGTCGTCGCGGATGCCGCCGAGGCCCTCGGTGAACCACAGGCCGACGGAGATCATGGTGTTGTGGATCTGCGAGTTGTCGCCGTCCCACTCCTCCCAGATGGTCGTCGCGCCGTTCTTGATCATGTTGCCGTAGCTGGGGAAGTCGTCCTTGGTGTGCATGAGGGCCAGCAGGTCGTTCCGGCGGCTTTCGATGAGGAGCTTGGTCATGTAATAGTTGCCGTGCATGCCCGTGTTCAGGTGGCCGTTCCGGGTGACCGTGATGTCCTTTTCCAGGGCGGCCATGACCTTCGGGGCGAGCTCCGGCGGCGTGACGCCGAAGTGCAGCGGCATGGCGAGGTAGGTCTGCTCGCCGTTCGCGTAGGTCTCCCCGTCGGGGTTGAGGAACTCCGCATGGATCTTCGCCGAGAGGGCCGCGGCCTTCGCCTCGTAGGCCTCCGCCTGCGCCGTGTCGCCGAGGATGCGGCCGGCCTTGCCCGCGATCTGGAGGCAGTGGACGAGGTACAGGTTGTTGAAAAAGAGGGTGGACCGGTCGTCCACGCGGTCCTTGCCCTGCTTGCGTCCCGGCGGCACCCAGTCGCCGAGGAAGTTCCACTCGGGGCTGCCCGCGCAGCCGATGCCGATGTAGGGCGAGAGGACGCCGTCCTTCATCTTGGTGTCAATGAAGGCGAGCCAGTTTTTCATGACGGGCCAGCCGAGTTCGAGGGGGCGCGTGTCGCCGTAGGTGAGGTAGACCTGCCACGGCATGGTGACGCAGAAGCCGCTCCAGACGGGGCCGCCGCCCGCGTCCTGGGAGTAGGGGGCCGTGTAGGGCACGTCGCCCTCGGCGTTCTGGGCGTCGCGCCAGTCGGCGGCCCACTTTGCGTAGAAGGCGTTCGTGCGGAAGGCCAGCATGCCCATTTCCATGGAGGTGCCCGAGTCGCCGCCGTAGCCGAGGCGCTCGCGGTGGGGGCAGTCCACGGTGTAGCCGCCGAGGCTCAGGCACTTGTAGGTCCAGCACATCATGGCGTGGATGTCGTTCAGCAGCGCGTTGTCGCAGGAGAAGGTTGCGCTTGCCTCGTAGTCCACCGTGATGAGCCGCCCCTTGATCTCGGCGGGCTTCGGCGCGCGCGGCAGGCCCTTCACGATGGCGTAACGGAACGCCGCGTAGTTGAAGCGGTTGCGGAAGCGCTCGCCGCCGCCGCCCCGCGCCACATACTCGCTGTGCTGGCTGTAGATCTGGAACTTGCCGTCGGGAAAGCGCTTGTCGGCGAAGTCCATGGTCACCTTCGCGCCCTTGGGCGTCTCCTCCGGCAGCACCAGCTCAAACCAGCCGGTGTAGTTGCGGCCCATGTCCACGAGGAAACCGTCGTCCAGCGGCTCCACGGACAGCGGCGTGATCTCATCCTGCAGCCGGTTCGGCTCCATCATCTGCGCGGCGATCACCGGCGTCGGCGGGTGGTGGACCGCCGCGGGCTTCCAGTCCGCGTCGTCGAGGTCCGGCGAAGCCCATCCGGGCAGGTTCTTCTCCGCCTCCACCAGCTCGCCGCCGTAGCTGCCGCTGGTCATCTTCCCCAGCGGCGTGATGTGGCTGGGGCGGACCTTCCACGACGCGTCGGTGACGACGGTCAGCGGGTCCGCGCCGTCAAACGCGAGGGAGAACTCCGCCTTGACCAGGGGGCCGGCGGTGCCGACGTTCTTCAGCACGCCGAGGGACCAGCCGCGGCCGAGCCACAGGCCGATGCAGTTCGCCCCCTCGGTGAGGTACGGCGTGATGTCGTGGGTGACGTAGAGGCCGCGCTTGCCGTAGTCCGACACCGCCGGGGCCAGCACGTCCTCGCCCACCTTCTTGCCGTTGATGAACAGCTCGTAGTAGCCCAGGGCGCAGACGTATGCCGTCGCATGGGCGGGCGCCTTCGGGAGAGTCACGGTCTTCCGCAGCCAGGGCAGGGCCCCCTCGTTGTCCACGAACCAGTCCGCGCCGATCCACTCGCCGGACCATTCGGCCGCCGACAGCGGGCCCACGGTGAACGACGCCGGGTCGCTCCACGGCGACGCCGTCCCGGCCTGGTCCCACACGCGCACCTTCCACCAGCAGCGCGCGCCCCTGGCCAGCGGCGCGCCGCCGTAGGGCACCCAC from Candidatus Hydrogenedentota bacterium encodes the following:
- a CDS encoding family 78 glycoside hydrolase catalytic domain, whose protein sequence is MRGWNGLFAVAAGVVCAAAWCSPAAAAPDAPGQLRCEGLVNPLGIDRPQPRLSWALAPGPRGLAQSAYQVFVADAPEALAADSAPLWDSGQVASDQSQWVPYGGAPLARGARCWWKVRVWDQAGTASPWSDPASFTVGPLSAAEWSGEWIGADWFVDNEGALPWLRKTVTLPKAPAHATAYVCALGYYELFINGKKVGEDVLAPAVSDYGKRGLYVTHDITPYLTEGANCIGLWLGRGWSLGVLKNVGTAGPLVKAEFSLAFDGADPLTVVTDASWKVRPSHITPLGKMTSGSYGGELVEAEKNLPGWASPDLDDADWKPAAVHHPPTPVIAAQMMEPNRLQDEITPLSVEPLDDGFLVDMGRNYTGWFELVLPEETPKGAKVTMDFADKRFPDGKFQIYSQHSEYVARGGGGERFRNRFNYAAFRYAIVKGLPRAPKPAEIKGRLITVDYEASATFSCDNALLNDIHAMMCWTYKCLSLGGYTVDCPHRERLGYGGDSGTSMEMGMLAFRTNAFYAKWAADWRDAQNAEGDVPYTAPYSQDAGGGPVWSGFCVTMPWQVYLTYGDTRPLELGWPVMKNWLAFIDTKMKDGVLSPYIGIGCAGSPEWNFLGDWVPPGRKQGKDRVDDRSTLFFNNLYLVHCLQIAGKAGRILGDTAQAEAYEAKAAALSAKIHAEFLNPDGETYANGEQTYLAMPLHFGVTPPELAPKVMAALEKDITVTRNGHLNTGMHGNYYMTKLLIESRRNDLLALMHTKDDFPSYGNMIKNGATTIWEEWDGDNSQIHNTMISVGLWFTEGLGGIRDDEKAPGYKHFIAAPGVESGLQRVDASLATGYGKIASAWRVEENALTYELDVPPNTTATVILPAAGLGTVLESGLPAETQPGVTAPVVDGGLFRCEVASGAYRFTSQMPPK